A window from Cryptomeria japonica chromosome 1, Sugi_1.0, whole genome shotgun sequence encodes these proteins:
- the LOC131041923 gene encoding uncharacterized protein LOC131041923, with the protein MAATGRTPRKKQSARAKSLPSELTLTFLEPDAKWVRSQWPQLPEHSSAKINLINAGLDKYLQTPLLPLDVNLLKHAVSSFDGSGIPFDKNGYVRIDPQTVSAVTGLPASGDSVDMSLGRRRVNSPGGRARVALEICGSDKAFGSKGIRVDLIRPVELRWAAAVLTSRVFGQQKGEYLNLGHFNLVKMVSVGHKFNWAEYVALRIKEKLRKIQGDGKGCFYMGTVLTGLIYDQVPHLGPKGGICLVEERPSLMKWASLCPKKERGCLSVVKQETIEGPASDGELEPGNDEKPSCAGGMNGNAEDSCALKTPNSRNGKLALPWTGYDTPPTPSATPSIGNGAIDGPEKISFSQLLQKQVLLSTSGASATGVAKILACSQDLANSGKSLCLDIGSQRSDSQPSGHHDEPSAMMEVCSVSDTGTGSPRSRESPKPRSSEVANEVAEKLESPRSVRKRALSEREEEISSKRRRLLESRPLESLLAVPLQQMAVGENLMLFKLVFDEVEKRLQTATEECEWWKSCAQGLCKHLDQHFAGLPIKQSHWQQILNEEPIDSVEMHLSRAYIKKAAKIIKEQETEIQNFKVTEENTKKLESANLALMKDLEMEQQYRKSAEACKANLESQLVQFKSKEEDNIRKLESANLALKKDSEMAQQHRATAEARAAQLESQLVQFKKKLHRVLED; encoded by the coding sequence ATGGCAGCTACAGGAAGAACACCAAGGAAGAAGCAGAGTGCTCGAGCCAAATCACTTCCTTCAGAGCTTACCCTCACATTTCTTGAGCCAGATGCCAAGTGGGTCAGATCTCAATGGCCACAACTTCCTGAACATTCTTCGGCCAAGATTAATCTCATCAATGCGGGACTGGACAAGTACTTACAAACCCCCCTGTTGCCTCTGGATGTTAATCTCCTCAAGCATGCAGTCAGTTCCTTTGATGGGAGTGGAATACCCTTTGACAAAAATGGGTATGTCAGGATTGACCCACAAACAGTTTCTGCAGTTACTGGCTTGCCTGCCTCTGGGGATTCAGTGGACATGTCTTTGGGGAGGAGGAGGGTTAATAGCCCTGGTGGAAGAGCAAGGGTTGCTCTGGAGATTTGTGGGTCTGATAAGGCATTTGGGAGCAAAGGCATCAGAGTTGACTTGATAAGGCCGGTTGAGCTCAGGTGGGCAGCTGCAGTGCTGACTAGTAGAGTCTTTGGGCAGCAGAAAGGTGAGTATCTGAACTTGGGTCATTTTAATTTGGTTAAGATGGTTAGCGTAGGGCATAAGTTTAATTGGGCAGAGTATGTGGCTTTGAGAATTAAGGAAAAGTTGAGAAAGATTCAGGGCGACGGGAAAGGGTGTTTTTATATGGGGACAGTTCTTACTGGGCTTATTTATGACCAGGTGCCCCATTTGGGGCCTAAGGGGGGAATATGTTTAGTTGAGGAAAGACCTTCTTTAATGAAGTGGGCCTCTTTGTGCCCCAAGAAAGAACGTGGGTGTTTGTCTGTTGTGAAACAAGAGACCATTGAAGGGCCTGCCAGTGATGGAGAACTAGAGCCCGGTAATGATGAAAAACCCTCATGTGCAGGGGGAATGAATGGTAATGCAGAGGATAGTTGTGCTCTTAAAACGCCCAATTCTAGGAATGGGAAATTGGCATTACCTTGGACTGGGTATGATACACCCCCGACCCCTTCTGCTACTCCTTCCATAGGCAATGGGGCCATTGATGGTCCAGAAAAGATTAGTTTTAGTCAGTTATTGCAGAAACAAGTTCTTTTATCAACTAGTGGGGCTAGTGCTACGGGCGTGGCTAAAATTTTGGCATGTTCTCAAGATTTGGCGAATTCAGGGAAGAGTCTGTGTTTGGATATTGGGTCTCAGAGATCGGATAGTCAACCATCTGGTCACCATGACGAACCAAGTGCAATGATGGAAGTTTGCAGTGTAAGTGATACAGGTACTGGCTCCCCAAGGAGCCGGGAGAGCCCAAAGCCTAGGAGCTCTGAGGTTGCTAATGAAGTTGCTGAAAAGTTGGAATCTCCTAGAAGTGTAAGAAAGCGTGCCCTTTCtgagagggaggaagagatatcATCAAAGAGGAGGCGGCTCCTAGAGAGCAGGCCATTAGAATCTCTCCTTGCGGTGCCTTTGCAGCAGATGGCAGTGGGAGAAAATTTGATGCTGTTTAAATTGGTGTTTGATGAAGTGGAGAAAAGGTTACAGACTGCTACTGAGGAGTGTGAATGGTGGAAGTCTTGTGCACAAGGGCTATGCAAACATCTGGACCAGCATTTTGCAGGGTTGCCAATCAAGCAATCCCATTGGCAGCAGATTTTGAATGAGGAACCCATAGACTCTGTTGAGATGCATCTGTCAAGAGCATATATTAAGAAGGCTGCAAAGATCATTAAAGAACAGGAAACGGAAATTCAGAATTTCAAAGTGACAGAAGAAAACACTAAGAAATTGGAGTCTGCAAACTTGGCTTTAATGAAAGACTTAGAGATGGAACAGCAGTATAGAAAATCAGCAGAAGCGTGTAAAGCCAACCTTGAAAGCCAACTAGTACAATTCAAATCAAAGGAAGAAGACAATATAAGGAAGTTGGAGTCTGCGAATTTGGCCTTAAAGAAAGACTCAGAGATGGCACAGCAGCATAGAGCGACAGCAGAGGCACGTGCAGCCCAACTTGAAAGCCAGCTTGTGCAATTCAAGAAGAAATTGCACAGGGTGTTGGAAGATTAA